The following are from one region of the Gossypium hirsutum isolate 1008001.06 chromosome D03, Gossypium_hirsutum_v2.1, whole genome shotgun sequence genome:
- the LOC107927144 gene encoding protein LURP-one-related 7 isoform X1, which yields MATTSAPVYPANTPIPFDLFVSKKHRALPRGVLGFADSSGNIVFKVNRQDSKSSFSHAKAILLDSAGNPLISLYPHNDGSWQGFKGDDGDKNLIFKVQRVLTKFTRTELEVFLVSENQGQGELTCDFKVIGCHFQRSCTIYKAIRLGEPSLKARASATCADKANTSALIPSTISLLLFLVIAAIPLISDWFKNAASQFDFDNLWRWIIPFWRVRGLWLKPAP from the exons ATGGCAACTACTTCAGCTCCGGTATATCCGGCGAACACGCCGATCCCGTTCGATCTATTCGTATCCAAGAAGCACCGTGCTCTCCCTCGTGGCGTCCTTGGATTCGCTGATTCTTCCGGGAACATCGTTTTCAAGGTCAACCGTCAAGATTCCAAATCATCCTTCTCACATGCCAAGGCTATTCTCCTCGATTCCGCGGGAAATCCTCTCATCTCTCTCTACCCTCATAAT GATGGGTCTTGGCAAGGTTTCAAGGGTGATGATGGTGACAAGAATCTGATATTCAAAGTCCAGAGGGTATTGACAAAGTTCACGAGAACTGAGCTGGAGGTATTCCTTGTTTCTGAAAATCAGGGTCAGGGAGAGTTAACTTGTGATTTCAAGGTCATAGGCTGCCATTTCCAAAGATCTTGCACCATCTACAAAG CTATAAGATTGGGGGAACCTAGCCTTAAAGCAAGAGCTTCAGCCACTTGTGCTGACAAAGCAAACACCAGTGCATTGATTCCGTCAACAATTTCTCTGTTGCTGTTCCTAGTGATAGCAGCAATACCACTCATTTCAGATTGGTTTAAGAATGCAGCATCGCAGTTTGACTTTGATAACCTGTGGAGGTGGATTATACCATTCTGGAGAGTCAGAGGCCTTTGGCTGAAGCCTGCTCCTTGA
- the LOC107927144 gene encoding protein LURP-one-related 7 isoform X3, with amino-acid sequence MATTSAPVYPANTPIPFDLFVSKKHRALPRGVLGFADSSGNIVFKVNRQDSKSSFSHAKAILLDSAGNPLISLYPHNDGSWQGFKGDDGDKNLIFKVQRVLTKFTRTELEVFLVSENQGQGELTCDFKVIGCHFQRSCTIYKGDSIVAQTSLMHKLRKICVSRSKFRLTMFPSLEDPSLVVALVL; translated from the exons ATGGCAACTACTTCAGCTCCGGTATATCCGGCGAACACGCCGATCCCGTTCGATCTATTCGTATCCAAGAAGCACCGTGCTCTCCCTCGTGGCGTCCTTGGATTCGCTGATTCTTCCGGGAACATCGTTTTCAAGGTCAACCGTCAAGATTCCAAATCATCCTTCTCACATGCCAAGGCTATTCTCCTCGATTCCGCGGGAAATCCTCTCATCTCTCTCTACCCTCATAAT GATGGGTCTTGGCAAGGTTTCAAGGGTGATGATGGTGACAAGAATCTGATATTCAAAGTCCAGAGGGTATTGACAAAGTTCACGAGAACTGAGCTGGAGGTATTCCTTGTTTCTGAAAATCAGGGTCAGGGAGAGTTAACTTGTGATTTCAAGGTCATAGGCTGCCATTTCCAAAGATCTTGCACCATCTACAAAGGTGATTCCATTGTGGCTCAG ACCAGTCTTATGCACAAACTTCGGAAGATCTGTGTTAGTAGGAGTAAATTTCGGCTGACCATGTTTCCTAGCTTAGAAGATCCTTCTTTGGTTGTTGCACTTGTG CTATAA
- the LOC107927144 gene encoding protein LURP-one-related 7 isoform X2 yields the protein MATTSAPVYPANTPIPFDLFVSKKHRALPRGVLGFADSSGNIVFKVNRQDSKSSFSHAKAILLDSAGNPLISLYPHNDGSWQGFKGDDGDKNLIFKVQRVLTKFTRTELEVFLVSENQGQGELTCDFKVIGCHFQRSCTIYKGDSIVAQTSLMHKLRKICVSRSKFRLTMFPSLEDPSLVVALVVIFLFSGPKKFQVLDKIPISI from the exons ATGGCAACTACTTCAGCTCCGGTATATCCGGCGAACACGCCGATCCCGTTCGATCTATTCGTATCCAAGAAGCACCGTGCTCTCCCTCGTGGCGTCCTTGGATTCGCTGATTCTTCCGGGAACATCGTTTTCAAGGTCAACCGTCAAGATTCCAAATCATCCTTCTCACATGCCAAGGCTATTCTCCTCGATTCCGCGGGAAATCCTCTCATCTCTCTCTACCCTCATAAT GATGGGTCTTGGCAAGGTTTCAAGGGTGATGATGGTGACAAGAATCTGATATTCAAAGTCCAGAGGGTATTGACAAAGTTCACGAGAACTGAGCTGGAGGTATTCCTTGTTTCTGAAAATCAGGGTCAGGGAGAGTTAACTTGTGATTTCAAGGTCATAGGCTGCCATTTCCAAAGATCTTGCACCATCTACAAAGGTGATTCCATTGTGGCTCAG ACCAGTCTTATGCACAAACTTCGGAAGATCTGTGTTAGTAGGAGTAAATTTCGGCTGACCATGTTTCCTAGCTTAGAAGATCCTTCTTTGGTTGTTGCACTTGTGGTAATATTCTTGTTTAGTGGCCCCAAGAAATTCCAAGTTCTGGATAAAATACCCATATCTATATGA